The following proteins are co-located in the Pseudomonas fluorescens genome:
- the fnr gene encoding fumarate/nitrate reduction transcriptional regulator Fnr, with translation MSEPVKLRAHSQAHCKDCSLAPLCLPLSLNLEDMEALDEIVKRGRPLKKGEFLFRQGDKFDSVYAVRSGALKTFSLSDGGEEQITGFHLPSELVGLSGMDTEIHPVSAQALETTSVCEIPFERLDELALQLPQLRRQLMRVMSREIRDDQQMMLLLSKKTADERIATFLVNLSARFRARGFSANQFRLSMSRNEIGNYLGLAVETVSRVFTRFQQNELIAAEGKEVHILDPIQLCALAGGSLDG, from the coding sequence ATGTCCGAGCCAGTCAAGCTGCGCGCTCACAGTCAGGCTCACTGCAAGGATTGCAGCCTGGCGCCCCTCTGCCTGCCACTTTCATTGAATTTGGAAGACATGGAAGCGCTGGACGAAATCGTTAAACGTGGTCGCCCGCTGAAAAAAGGCGAGTTCCTGTTTCGCCAAGGCGACAAATTCGATTCCGTTTATGCAGTACGTTCGGGAGCGTTGAAGACGTTCAGCCTGAGCGACGGCGGCGAAGAGCAGATCACCGGTTTCCACCTGCCCAGCGAACTGGTCGGGCTGTCCGGCATGGACACCGAGATTCACCCCGTGTCGGCCCAGGCCCTGGAGACGACGTCGGTGTGCGAAATCCCCTTCGAACGCCTGGATGAATTGGCCCTGCAACTGCCGCAGTTGCGTCGCCAGTTGATGCGTGTGATGAGCCGAGAGATTCGTGACGATCAACAGATGATGTTGCTGCTGTCGAAAAAAACCGCCGACGAGCGTATCGCCACCTTCCTGGTCAACTTGTCGGCACGTTTCCGCGCCCGTGGGTTCTCGGCCAATCAGTTCCGCCTGAGCATGTCGCGCAATGAAATCGGCAACTACCTGGGCCTCGCGGTGGAAACCGTGTCCCGAGTGTTCACACGTTTTCAGCAGAACGAATTGATTGCCGCCGAAGGCAAGGAAGTCCACATTCTCGACCCCATCCAGTTGTGCGCGCTGGCCGGTGGTTCGCTGGACGGTTGA
- a CDS encoding adenine phosphoribosyltransferase produces MTFDSFDIKSLIRPVIDFPKPGVIFRDITPLFQSPRALRLVADSFAQRYVEADFTHIGAMDARGFLIGSIIAYQLNKPLILFRKQGKLPADVLAEGYQTEYGEAFLEVHADSLCEGDSVLMFDDLIATGGTLIAAANLVRRMGAKIFEAAAIIDLPELGGSQRLQDMGIPTFCLTQFALTER; encoded by the coding sequence ATGACCTTCGATTCGTTCGACATCAAATCCCTGATTCGCCCTGTCATCGATTTCCCCAAGCCTGGGGTGATATTTCGTGACATCACGCCCCTGTTCCAATCGCCCAGGGCCCTGCGCCTGGTGGCGGACAGCTTTGCCCAGCGTTATGTCGAGGCCGACTTTACCCACATCGGCGCGATGGATGCGCGCGGCTTTCTGATCGGTTCGATCATCGCCTACCAACTGAACAAACCGCTGATCCTGTTCCGCAAGCAGGGCAAGCTGCCGGCCGACGTGCTGGCCGAGGGTTACCAGACCGAATACGGCGAAGCCTTCCTCGAAGTGCACGCCGACAGCCTGTGTGAAGGCGACTCGGTGCTGATGTTCGATGACCTGATCGCCACCGGCGGAACCTTGATCGCTGCCGCCAACCTGGTGCGGCGCATGGGCGCGAAGATTTTTGAAGCGGCGGCGATCATTGATTTGCCCGAGCTGGGTGGCTCGCAGCGTTTGCAAGACATGGGCATTCCGACGTTTTGCCTGACCCAGTTTGCATTGACCGAACGTTAA
- a CDS encoding acyl-CoA dehydrogenase family protein, translating to MSAYQDYFDPSHQLVRDSVRRFVEREMLPGIEQWEEAESFPRELYRKAGAAGILGIGYAESLGGSHEGDLFAKVAASEELMRCGSGGVVAGLGSLDIGLPPVVKWARPEVRDRVAPQVLAGEKIIALAVTEPGGGSDVANLQTRAIRDGEHYRVSGSKTFITSGNRADFYTVAVRTGGPGFGGISLVLIEKGTPGFTVGQPLKKMGWWASDTAELFFDDCHVPVGNLIGVENVGFACIMGNFQSERLALALMANMTAQLALEESLKWAAQREAFGKPIGKFQVLKHRLAEMATAVEVSREFTYRQAAKMAAGMSVIKEISMAKNLATDTADRVTYDAVQILGGQGYMRGSLVERLYRDNRILSIGGGTREVMNEIISKQMGL from the coding sequence ATGTCTGCCTATCAGGACTACTTCGACCCCAGCCACCAATTGGTCCGCGACAGCGTGCGCCGTTTTGTCGAGCGCGAGATGTTGCCGGGCATCGAACAATGGGAGGAGGCGGAAAGCTTTCCTCGCGAGCTGTACCGCAAGGCCGGCGCTGCGGGGATTCTGGGTATCGGTTACGCGGAGAGTCTGGGCGGCAGTCACGAAGGTGATCTGTTTGCCAAAGTCGCTGCCAGCGAAGAGTTGATGCGCTGTGGTTCCGGTGGGGTCGTTGCAGGGCTGGGTTCGCTGGATATCGGCCTGCCGCCCGTCGTCAAATGGGCGCGGCCCGAAGTGCGTGACCGCGTCGCGCCCCAGGTGTTGGCCGGCGAAAAGATCATCGCCCTGGCCGTTACCGAGCCTGGCGGTGGCTCCGATGTGGCCAACCTGCAAACCCGCGCGATCCGTGATGGCGAGCATTACCGGGTGAGCGGCAGCAAAACCTTTATCACCAGCGGCAACCGTGCAGACTTCTACACCGTGGCCGTCCGCACAGGCGGGCCGGGCTTTGGCGGTATCAGCTTAGTGCTCATCGAAAAAGGTACGCCGGGCTTCACGGTCGGTCAGCCGTTGAAGAAAATGGGTTGGTGGGCGTCGGACACGGCGGAGTTGTTCTTTGACGATTGCCACGTGCCTGTGGGCAACCTGATCGGCGTCGAGAACGTGGGCTTTGCCTGCATCATGGGCAACTTCCAAAGCGAGCGCCTGGCCCTGGCGTTGATGGCCAATATGACCGCGCAACTGGCGCTGGAGGAAAGCCTCAAATGGGCCGCCCAGCGCGAAGCCTTTGGCAAACCCATCGGCAAATTCCAGGTGCTCAAGCATCGGCTGGCCGAGATGGCGACGGCGGTGGAAGTGTCGCGGGAATTCACGTATCGCCAGGCAGCAAAAATGGCCGCAGGCATGAGTGTGATCAAGGAAATCTCCATGGCCAAGAACCTGGCCACCGACACTGCCGATCGCGTCACTTACGACGCCGTGCAGATCCTTGGCGGCCAAGGCTACATGCGCGGCAGCCTGGTGGAGCGGCTGTATCGCGACAACCGCATCCTGTCCATCGGTGGCGGCACCCGCGAAGTGATGAATGAAATCATCAGCAAGCAGATGGGGTTGTGA
- the recR gene encoding recombination mediator RecR, translating into MSFSPLIRQLIDALRTLPGVGQKTAQRMALQLLERDRSGGTRLAQALSQAMTGVGHCRQCRTLTEEELCPQCADPRRDDTLLCVVEGPMDVYAVEQTGYRGRYFVLKGHLSPLDGLGPEAIGIPQLVARIQEQGTFTEVILATNPTVEGEATAHYIAQLLSNKGLVTSRIAHGVPLGGELELVDGGTLAHSFAGRKPIAL; encoded by the coding sequence ATGAGCTTCAGCCCTCTGATTCGCCAACTGATCGACGCCCTGCGTACCTTGCCGGGTGTGGGTCAGAAAACCGCCCAGCGTATGGCGCTGCAACTGCTGGAGCGGGATCGCAGCGGCGGCACGCGCTTGGCCCAGGCCTTGAGCCAGGCCATGACCGGCGTGGGCCACTGCCGCCAGTGCCGCACCCTCACCGAAGAAGAACTCTGCCCGCAATGTGCCGACCCGCGCCGCGACGACACGTTGCTGTGCGTGGTAGAGGGGCCGATGGATGTGTATGCGGTAGAGCAGACCGGCTATCGCGGGCGCTACTTTGTGCTTAAAGGGCACCTCTCGCCGTTGGACGGCCTGGGGCCGGAAGCCATCGGCATTCCGCAACTGGTGGCACGCATTCAAGAGCAGGGCACCTTTACCGAGGTGATCCTGGCGACCAACCCAACGGTGGAAGGTGAGGCGACCGCGCATTACATCGCCCAGCTGTTGAGCAACAAAGGGCTGGTGACGTCGCGTATCGCCCACGGCGTGCCGCTGGGGGGTGAGCTGGAATTGGTCGATGGCGGCACGTTGGCGCATTCGTTTGCAGGTCGCAAACCGATCGCCCTTTAA
- a CDS encoding NADP-dependent oxidoreductase has protein sequence MSEEPILNQRVVLVSRPQGAPTPENFRLERVTLPELADGQVLLKTLYLSLDPYMRGRMSDAPSYAAPVEIDEVMTGGAVSRIEQSRNPKFEVGDLVVGSTGWQSHSVSDGRNLIPVPKGLASPSMALGVLGMPGMTAYMGLMDIGQPKAGETLVVAAASGAVGSVVGQVAKLKGLRVVGIAGGADKCRYVVDELGFDACIDHKSADFANELALACANGVDIYFENVGGKVFDAVLPLLNPKARIPLCGLIAGYNAHEAPSGPDRLPALQRTLLTKRVRIQGFIVFDDYGDRQPEFLSAMAPWVRDGKIKFREDVVEGLEQAPEAFIGLLEGRNFGKLVVRVAQD, from the coding sequence ATGTCTGAAGAACCGATTCTGAACCAGCGCGTCGTGCTGGTCTCGCGCCCTCAAGGCGCACCGACCCCGGAAAACTTCCGCTTGGAACGCGTGACCTTGCCCGAGTTGGCGGACGGCCAGGTGCTATTGAAAACCCTGTACCTGTCCCTCGATCCCTATATGCGCGGCCGCATGAGTGACGCACCTTCCTACGCGGCTCCGGTTGAAATCGACGAGGTTATGACCGGTGGCGCTGTCAGCCGTATCGAGCAATCGCGTAACCCGAAATTCGAAGTGGGTGACCTGGTCGTCGGCTCCACCGGCTGGCAGAGCCACAGCGTTTCCGACGGACGTAACCTGATCCCGGTGCCCAAGGGCCTGGCGAGCCCGTCAATGGCGCTGGGTGTACTGGGCATGCCGGGGATGACTGCGTACATGGGGCTGATGGATATCGGGCAGCCCAAGGCGGGGGAAACCCTGGTGGTGGCGGCTGCCTCCGGCGCCGTCGGTTCGGTGGTGGGCCAGGTGGCCAAGCTCAAGGGCTTGCGAGTGGTGGGCATCGCCGGTGGCGCGGACAAATGCCGCTACGTGGTGGACGAGCTGGGTTTTGACGCGTGCATCGATCACAAGAGCGCCGATTTTGCCAACGAGCTGGCCCTGGCCTGCGCCAACGGCGTGGACATTTACTTTGAAAACGTCGGCGGCAAGGTGTTCGATGCGGTGCTGCCGTTGCTCAACCCCAAAGCGCGGATTCCCCTGTGCGGCTTGATCGCCGGCTACAACGCCCATGAAGCGCCGAGCGGTCCCGACCGTCTGCCGGCGCTGCAACGCACCTTGCTGACCAAGCGCGTGCGCATCCAGGGCTTTATCGTGTTCGACGACTACGGTGATCGCCAGCCTGAATTCCTCAGCGCCATGGCGCCGTGGGTGCGCGATGGCAAGATCAAGTTCCGCGAAGACGTGGTCGAGGGCCTGGAGCAGGCGCCGGAAGCCTTTATCGGTTTGCTTGAGGGGCGCAACTTCGGCAAGTTGGTGGTGCGCGTCGCACAGGATTGA
- a CDS encoding YbaB/EbfC family nucleoid-associated protein, giving the protein MMKGGMAGLMKQAQQMQEKMAKMQEELANAEVTGKAGGDMVSVVMTGRHDIKRVSIDPSVLPGASEDDLEMLEALFAAAVNDAVRKIEANSQDKMSGVTAGMQLPPGMKLPF; this is encoded by the coding sequence ATGATGAAAGGTGGCATGGCCGGCCTGATGAAGCAGGCGCAGCAGATGCAGGAAAAGATGGCCAAGATGCAGGAAGAACTGGCCAACGCCGAAGTCACCGGTAAAGCCGGTGGCGATATGGTCAGCGTGGTGATGACCGGTCGTCACGACATCAAGCGCGTGAGCATTGACCCAAGCGTGTTGCCCGGTGCCAGTGAAGATGACCTGGAAATGCTTGAAGCGCTGTTCGCGGCGGCCGTCAACGACGCCGTGCGCAAGATCGAAGCCAACAGCCAGGACAAAATGTCTGGCGTGACCGCCGGCATGCAACTGCCGCCGGGCATGAAGCTGCCGTTCTGA
- the dnaX gene encoding DNA polymerase III subunit gamma/tau, with protein MSYQVLARKWRPRSFREMVGQTHVLKALINALDSQRLHHAYLFTGTRGVGKTTIARIIAKCLNCETGITSTPCGTCSVCREIDEGRFVDLIEIDAASRTKVEDTRELLDNVQYAPSRGRFKVYLIDEVHMLSSHSFNALLKTLEEPPPYVKFILATTDPQKLPATILSRCLQFSLKNMTPERVVEHLTHVLGVENVPFEDDALWLLGRAADGSMRDAMSLTDQAIAFGEGKVMAADVRAMLGTLDHGQVFDVLHALIEGDAKALLEAVRHLSEQGPDWNGVLSEILNVLHRVAIAQALPEGVDNGHGDRDRVLALAQALPAEDVQFYYQMGLIGRRDLPLAPDPRGGFEMVLLRMLAFRPADSADAPRQPLKPVGISQATVDSAKPVAGAAVAAPVVAAPAPVAPAPEPVVAAPVAEPAPQPAPVIEPEPEPEPAPVVDLPWNDPIDAEPDVELQPAVEPVLETIGEQPELTPMPAPTPDSVVPAAPEWVSAPVPEPTVAQVDAATPGIDLDDEPPLDEDYIEPDMDSAYSYLDDLASEHTAEPAPEPEAEPAAAPATGLALQWLELFPKLPISGMTGSIAANCTLIAIDGDHWLLHLDPAHSALFNATQQRRLNDALNQYHERTLTITIELIKPEQETPAQAATRRRINRQQEAESSIHGDPLIQQMMQQFGAVVRQDTIEPVDAPVPQA; from the coding sequence ATGAGTTATCAGGTTCTTGCACGTAAATGGCGTCCGCGCTCGTTCCGCGAAATGGTCGGCCAGACCCATGTGCTCAAGGCTCTGATCAATGCCTTGGACAGCCAACGGCTGCACCATGCCTACCTGTTCACCGGTACGCGCGGGGTGGGCAAGACCACCATTGCGCGCATTATTGCCAAATGCCTGAACTGCGAAACCGGCATCACGTCGACGCCTTGCGGCACGTGTTCGGTGTGCCGCGAAATCGACGAAGGGCGTTTCGTCGACCTGATCGAGATCGACGCCGCGAGCCGCACCAAGGTCGAAGACACCCGCGAATTGCTCGACAACGTGCAGTACGCGCCGAGCCGTGGCCGCTTCAAGGTCTACCTGATCGACGAAGTGCACATGCTGTCCAGTCATTCCTTCAACGCATTGTTGAAAACCCTGGAAGAGCCGCCGCCCTACGTCAAATTCATTCTGGCCACCACCGACCCGCAGAAGCTTCCTGCAACGATTCTGTCGCGGTGCCTGCAGTTCTCCCTGAAAAACATGACCCCCGAGCGTGTGGTCGAGCATTTGACCCACGTGCTGGGTGTCGAGAACGTACCGTTCGAAGACGACGCACTGTGGCTGCTCGGCCGTGCTGCCGATGGTTCGATGCGTGATGCCATGAGCCTCACCGACCAGGCCATCGCCTTCGGTGAAGGCAAGGTCATGGCCGCCGATGTGCGCGCCATGCTCGGCACCCTCGACCACGGCCAGGTATTCGACGTGCTGCACGCGCTGATCGAAGGTGATGCCAAGGCATTGCTTGAAGCCGTGCGCCACTTGTCGGAGCAAGGGCCGGACTGGAACGGTGTGCTCTCGGAAATCCTCAACGTGCTGCACCGTGTCGCCATCGCCCAGGCGTTGCCGGAAGGTGTCGACAACGGCCATGGCGACCGCGACCGCGTGTTGGCGCTGGCCCAGGCGTTGCCGGCCGAAGACGTACAGTTTTACTACCAGATGGGCCTGATCGGCCGCAGGGATTTGCCCCTGGCGCCGGACCCGCGTGGTGGCTTTGAAATGGTCCTGCTGCGGATGCTGGCCTTCCGGCCCGCTGACTCGGCAGACGCACCGAGACAGCCGCTAAAGCCAGTGGGAATCAGCCAGGCCACAGTTGATTCCGCCAAACCAGTGGCTGGCGCAGCGGTGGCCGCGCCAGTGGTTGCTGCACCTGCGCCGGTTGCTCCGGCACCGGAGCCTGTGGTTGCCGCGCCCGTGGCCGAGCCAGCGCCGCAGCCGGCGCCGGTGATCGAGCCCGAGCCCGAGCCCGAACCGGCCCCGGTGGTTGACCTGCCCTGGAACGATCCGATAGACGCCGAGCCTGACGTCGAGCTGCAGCCTGCCGTGGAGCCCGTACTGGAAACCATCGGCGAGCAGCCCGAGCTGACGCCGATGCCCGCACCGACACCGGACAGTGTTGTGCCGGCCGCGCCCGAGTGGGTGTCTGCGCCGGTGCCCGAGCCGACGGTCGCCCAAGTCGACGCTGCGACGCCGGGCATCGACCTCGACGACGAACCGCCACTGGACGAAGACTACATCGAGCCGGACATGGATTCGGCCTACAGCTACCTGGATGACCTGGCCAGCGAGCACACCGCCGAACCGGCGCCCGAGCCCGAAGCGGAACCGGCGGCGGCCCCGGCCACCGGCCTGGCCTTGCAGTGGCTGGAGCTGTTCCCGAAATTGCCGATCTCCGGCATGACCGGCAGCATCGCGGCCAACTGCACCTTGATCGCCATCGATGGTGACCATTGGCTGTTGCACCTGGACCCGGCCCACAGCGCGCTGTTCAACGCGACCCAGCAACGCCGGCTCAACGATGCGCTGAACCAGTACCATGAGCGCACGCTGACCATCACCATCGAGCTGATCAAGCCCGAGCAGGAAACCCCGGCCCAGGCCGCGACACGCCGACGCATCAACCGTCAGCAAGAAGCGGAAAGCTCGATCCACGGTGATCCGCTCATCCAGCAAATGATGCAACAGTTTGGTGCGGTCGTGCGCCAAGATACTATTGAACCTGTCGACGCCCCGGTGCCCCAAGCGTGA
- a CDS encoding substrate-binding periplasmic protein yields MRVILGALWMISLTSLAAPAPLRFSISDSWAMPMAEVEHRRPTQGILYDLMLSLATQVGRPAEFHVLARPRIAAAMAHGDIDVRCYVARDWVDNLSGDYIWSVPLMVQRNVLASSPAAPQPVQVSELAPQSIGTVLTYHYATLDPLFASGRLTRDDSRSEALVLQKLVAGRYKYAVINEWVLDRFNLNLPADQQLPKAAVIDEQSLGCIVRNDPKVPVQRILRTLLRMKMSGEIDDIIKLYTGENAQPLPTPDKN; encoded by the coding sequence ATGCGCGTAATCCTGGGCGCTTTATGGATGATTTCCCTCACCAGCCTCGCGGCACCCGCGCCGTTGCGCTTCTCGATTTCCGACAGTTGGGCGATGCCCATGGCCGAAGTCGAACACCGCCGGCCCACTCAGGGCATTTTGTATGACTTGATGTTGAGCCTGGCCACCCAGGTCGGGCGCCCGGCCGAGTTCCACGTACTGGCACGGCCCCGCATCGCCGCTGCCATGGCGCACGGCGACATTGACGTGCGCTGCTATGTGGCCCGGGACTGGGTCGACAACCTGTCCGGCGACTACATCTGGAGCGTGCCCCTGATGGTGCAACGAAATGTGCTGGCGAGCAGCCCGGCAGCGCCACAACCGGTGCAGGTCAGTGAGCTGGCACCCCAGTCGATCGGCACCGTGCTTACCTACCACTACGCCACGCTCGACCCGCTGTTCGCCAGCGGCCGGCTGACCCGTGACGATTCGCGCAGCGAGGCGCTGGTGCTGCAAAAGCTGGTGGCCGGGCGCTATAAATACGCCGTCATCAATGAATGGGTGCTGGACCGCTTCAACCTCAACCTGCCTGCCGACCAGCAGTTGCCCAAGGCCGCCGTGATCGACGAGCAAAGCCTGGGTTGCATCGTGCGCAATGACCCGAAAGTCCCGGTGCAACGGATCTTGCGCACACTGTTGCGGATGAAAATGTCGGGCGAGATCGATGACATCATCAAGCTGTACACCGGTGAAAATGCGCAACCGCTGCCGACTCCTGACAAGAACTGA
- a CDS encoding VOC family protein, whose product MNTVAHYFLLYVDSPATSANFYSRLLDKPPVELNPTFALFILDTGVKLGLWSRHTVEPAARITGGGGEVGFSLPDNAAVDALHAQWVASGATIIQSPTTLDFGYTFVAQDLDGHRLRAFSLSD is encoded by the coding sequence ATGAACACCGTCGCCCACTACTTTCTGCTGTACGTAGACAGCCCGGCCACCAGCGCCAACTTCTATAGCCGCCTGCTGGACAAGCCCCCGGTGGAGTTGAACCCGACGTTTGCCCTGTTCATCCTCGACACCGGTGTGAAGCTGGGGCTGTGGTCACGGCACACCGTAGAGCCGGCCGCCCGGATCACTGGCGGCGGCGGCGAGGTAGGCTTTTCCCTGCCCGACAATGCCGCGGTCGACGCCCTGCACGCTCAGTGGGTAGCGAGCGGCGCGACGATCATCCAGTCACCGACCACCCTGGACTTCGGTTACACCTTTGTCGCCCAGGACCTTGATGGCCACCGGCTTCGCGCGTTCAGCCTGAGCGACTGA
- a CDS encoding DMT family transporter, translating into MNTPSSLKLTLVIAGVILCWAYSPIGVHMGLHSYSPGQLALLRFLIASVFMAGVAVLVGIARPRLQDLPWLLVLGFFGVFLHHTSLNYGQQWVTAAASSVLAQSAPLFSVLIAFFALKERVSVWRWGCVLLGLVGVLVVIWGDHGLGEIDPRGLLILLAAVSWSVYFAIQKHYAHRYSPLTMACYMVWAGTLMLCVNLPGLANAVGQAPLPENLAVLVLGIFPSALAYLAWGYVLKHIDVSRASLAMYLIPPVAMVMAATLLGEHIALQVVLGGVIVLASVAAISLEGRWRSVAQAERAKPVAIKVLGDKGVTEVQGGR; encoded by the coding sequence ATGAATACCCCGTCATCCTTAAAGCTTACGCTAGTCATCGCCGGCGTCATCCTCTGTTGGGCCTATTCACCGATTGGCGTGCACATGGGGCTGCACAGTTACAGCCCCGGTCAGTTGGCGTTGCTGCGGTTCTTGATCGCATCGGTATTCATGGCGGGTGTGGCCGTGCTGGTGGGCATCGCGCGCCCGCGTTTGCAGGATCTGCCGTGGCTGCTGGTGCTGGGGTTTTTCGGGGTGTTCCTGCACCACACCAGCCTCAACTATGGGCAGCAATGGGTGACGGCGGCGGCGTCCAGTGTGCTCGCGCAGTCGGCGCCGCTGTTCAGTGTGCTGATCGCGTTTTTTGCCTTGAAGGAGCGGGTCAGTGTCTGGCGTTGGGGCTGCGTGCTGTTGGGGTTGGTCGGCGTGCTGGTGGTGATCTGGGGCGATCATGGCTTAGGCGAAATCGACCCGCGCGGTTTGCTGATTTTATTGGCGGCCGTGTCGTGGAGCGTGTACTTCGCCATCCAGAAACACTACGCGCATCGCTACAGTCCGCTGACCATGGCGTGCTACATGGTGTGGGCGGGCACGCTGATGCTGTGTGTGAACCTGCCGGGCCTGGCCAATGCTGTCGGGCAGGCGCCGTTGCCGGAAAACCTCGCGGTGCTGGTGCTGGGGATCTTTCCGAGTGCCCTGGCGTATCTGGCGTGGGGGTATGTGTTGAAACACATCGACGTCAGCCGCGCCTCGCTGGCGATGTACCTGATTCCGCCGGTCGCCATGGTGATGGCCGCGACGCTGCTGGGCGAACACATTGCCCTGCAGGTGGTGCTGGGCGGTGTGATTGTACTGGCCAGCGTCGCGGCCATCAGCCTGGAGGGCCGCTGGCGATCAGTCGCTCAGGCTGAACGCGCGAAGCCGGTGGCCATCAAGGTCCTGGGCGACAAAGGTGTAACCGAAGTCCAGGGTGGTCGGTGA
- a CDS encoding LysR family transcriptional regulator has protein sequence MELAQLKMVRAVAQTGSVAQAALQLHCVPSNITTRIKQLEGELGTPLFIRAGRGLAISAAGEIFLDYCERILALVDESKRAVDANAIPRGTLRIGAVESSASGRLPPLLAEYHRRYPNVTLELVTGAWAQLLDDLQHHRLDVALVASGGKRAKLERCVVYSERLVLIASASSAPINSAEDLAGRTLLVWPTGCPYRAALENWIKPHDVKPSIASYASWGTIIGCVSAGIGVALAPEGILARYEQANQLTSYRFEELQAVDNLLFWHTDTQRHLARDAFAELLREAFG, from the coding sequence ATGGAACTGGCCCAACTGAAAATGGTGCGAGCCGTGGCACAAACCGGCAGCGTGGCCCAGGCCGCTCTGCAATTGCACTGCGTGCCCTCCAACATCACCACGCGTATCAAGCAGTTGGAAGGCGAGTTGGGCACGCCGCTGTTTATTCGTGCGGGCCGTGGGCTGGCGATCAGTGCCGCCGGTGAAATCTTCCTGGACTACTGCGAGCGCATCCTGGCGTTGGTGGACGAGTCCAAACGCGCGGTGGATGCCAACGCCATTCCGCGCGGCACCTTGCGCATCGGCGCGGTAGAGTCCAGCGCCAGCGGGCGCCTGCCGCCGTTGCTGGCGGAATACCATCGCCGTTACCCGAACGTCACCCTTGAGCTGGTCACCGGCGCCTGGGCGCAACTGCTGGACGACCTGCAACACCATCGTCTCGACGTGGCGTTGGTCGCCTCCGGCGGCAAACGCGCCAAGCTCGAACGCTGCGTGGTCTACAGCGAGCGCCTGGTGCTGATTGCCAGCGCGTCCAGCGCGCCGATCAACAGTGCCGAAGACCTCGCGGGCCGCACGCTGCTGGTGTGGCCAACGGGTTGCCCGTATCGCGCCGCATTGGAGAACTGGATCAAACCCCATGACGTCAAGCCAAGCATCGCCAGCTATGCCAGCTGGGGCACGATCATCGGTTGTGTCAGCGCAGGCATTGGCGTGGCGCTGGCACCGGAAGGCATCCTGGCCCGCTATGAGCAGGCCAACCAGCTGACGTCCTACCGGTTTGAGGAGTTGCAGGCCGTGGACAACCTGCTGTTTTGGCACACTGACACCCAGCGGCACCTGGCACGGGATGCGTTTGCCGAGCTGCTGCGCGAGGCTTTCGGCTAA
- a CDS encoding DUF2167 domain-containing protein, producing the protein MNYIRLLLAAAALSLPAALASAAPTPAPVEASAPAETAEHFLASLKQKTGTVTLPSGIATLKLNDEFYYLDPADTERLLTDGWGNPPGFKTLGMIVPKAVSPLSERGWGVIVSYKADGHVSDEDAAKIDYAELLKQMQEDDDADNKERQKQGYAGLHLLGWAEPPHYDDTTHKMYWARELKADDAQQTTLNYSIRVLGREGVLELNAVAAMVDLPTIKQEMPKVLAFTNFTDGNLYTDFNPKTDKLATYGLAALVAGGIAAKAGLFAKIGIFLLAAKKFLVIGVVALLALLRKLFNRNKA; encoded by the coding sequence ATGAATTACATCCGCCTATTGCTCGCGGCGGCCGCCCTGAGCCTGCCTGCCGCACTCGCCTCTGCCGCCCCCACGCCTGCGCCCGTTGAAGCCAGCGCACCGGCCGAAACCGCCGAGCACTTTCTCGCTTCACTCAAGCAAAAGACCGGCACGGTCACGCTGCCCAGTGGCATTGCAACCCTCAAGCTTAACGATGAGTTCTACTACCTCGACCCGGCCGACACCGAGCGCCTGCTGACCGATGGCTGGGGCAACCCGCCAGGCTTCAAGACCCTGGGCATGATCGTGCCGAAAGCTGTAAGCCCACTGTCGGAGCGCGGCTGGGGCGTGATCGTCAGTTATAAGGCAGACGGCCACGTGTCCGACGAAGACGCCGCGAAAATCGACTACGCCGAACTGCTCAAGCAAATGCAGGAAGACGACGACGCCGACAACAAGGAGCGCCAGAAACAAGGCTACGCCGGCCTGCACCTGTTGGGCTGGGCCGAGCCGCCGCACTACGACGACACTACCCACAAAATGTATTGGGCCCGCGAGCTGAAAGCCGACGACGCCCAGCAGACCACCCTCAACTACAGCATCCGCGTATTGGGTCGTGAAGGCGTTCTGGAACTCAATGCCGTCGCCGCCATGGTCGACCTGCCGACCATCAAGCAGGAAATGCCCAAAGTCCTGGCCTTTACCAACTTCACCGACGGCAACCTGTACACCGACTTCAACCCGAAGACCGACAAGCTTGCCACGTACGGCCTCGCGGCGTTGGTTGCCGGCGGGATCGCCGCCAAGGCCGGGCTGTTCGCCAAAATCGGCATATTCCTGCTGGCGGCGAAGAAGTTTCTGGTAATCGGCGTGGTGGCGTTGCTCGCCCTGCTCCGCAAGCTGTTCAACCGCAACAAAGCCTGA